A window of Candidatus Jettenia caeni contains these coding sequences:
- a CDS encoding aspartyl/glutamyl-tRNA amidotransferase subunit C, with amino-acid sequence MDKKEIEYIANLSRIELTEAEKEVFIHQLSNILSYIEKLNTLDTENIKPLAHTMNVSNVFREDKPESSISREDAFINAPAKIDAFFKVPKVIE; translated from the coding sequence ATGGATAAAAAAGAAATTGAATATATTGCTAACCTTTCTCGGATAGAGCTTACAGAAGCTGAAAAAGAGGTTTTCATTCATCAATTGAGCAATATTTTATCTTATATTGAAAAATTAAACACTTTAGATACAGAAAATATTAAACCATTGGCACATACTATGAATGTATCCAACGTGTTTAGAGAGGACAAACCCGAATCATCAATTTCAAGAGAAGATGCCTTCATCAATGCCCCTGCCAAAATTGATGCTTTTTTTAAAGTGCCAAAGGTAATTGAATAA
- a CDS encoding 50S ribosomal protein L28, with protein MARVCEICGKRTEVGNQIERRGLAKWKGGVGKKITGKTRRKFKANLQRIKANIEGSVKKVKVCTRCIGAGKVTKAL; from the coding sequence ATGGCTCGGGTATGTGAAATATGTGGTAAAAGAACCGAAGTGGGGAATCAGATCGAACGGAGAGGTTTGGCTAAGTGGAAAGGCGGTGTAGGAAAAAAAATCACTGGTAAGACAAGGCGAAAATTTAAGGCAAATTTACAGAGAATAAAGGCGAATATTGAAGGTTCCGTAAAGAAGGTTAAGGTATGTACCCGATGTATTGGTGCTGGAAAGGTTACGAAGGCTCTGTAA
- a CDS encoding transcriptional regulator: MLSEEEKFKEYLLSKKLKFTPERQAILDRIFANHKHFEADELLVDLRNNNLKISKATIYRTLSLLVKSGLLREVIFGERHAHYEHVYGHEHHDHLVCNKCGKIIEFIEHRIEKLQDEVCKSKKFKPESHRLQIQGLCEDCNKIEDSAKR; the protein is encoded by the coding sequence ATGTTATCTGAAGAAGAGAAATTTAAAGAATATCTCTTATCGAAAAAATTAAAATTTACTCCGGAAAGACAGGCAATACTCGATCGTATATTTGCAAACCATAAGCATTTTGAAGCAGATGAATTATTGGTTGATCTTAGGAATAATAATCTAAAAATATCAAAGGCTACCATTTATCGTACTCTTTCACTCCTTGTGAAAAGCGGATTGTTGAGAGAAGTGATTTTTGGTGAGAGGCATGCGCATTATGAACATGTATATGGGCATGAACATCATGATCATTTAGTATGTAATAAATGTGGAAAAATTATTGAATTTATAGAACACAGGATAGAAAAACTACAGGATGAAGTTTGTAAAAGTAAAAAATTTAAACCAGAATCTCATCGCTTACAGATACAAGGCTTGTGTGAAGATTGTAACAAAATAGAGGATTCTGCTAAAAGATAA
- a CDS encoding 1-acyl-sn-glycerol-3-phosphate acyltransferase, which produces MYKFYQILFTIYSWALFVSFWILSTLTAVILSIDTKKKEHVFNTIERFFSRIAFKLMGVKVEILGIDNIPKNEHVIFISNHQSMMDIKLSLAYIPINFSFISKDTVFHIPILGAYMRASGHLPIQRNDDRKAYATLLTAVKKLTEKKSLVVFPEGTRSEDGQLGTFKRGISFIILKSGKRVIPMAISGSNQLMPKHGWLSHPEKRHIRISFGNPLSFGNSRTDREYTIEITNILHKEVSTLLHQ; this is translated from the coding sequence ATGTATAAATTTTATCAGATACTATTTACCATATATTCATGGGCTTTGTTTGTCTCGTTTTGGATACTTTCTACCTTAACGGCCGTAATTTTAAGTATTGATACAAAAAAAAAGGAGCATGTATTTAACACAATAGAAAGATTTTTTAGCCGTATTGCATTTAAACTTATGGGAGTAAAGGTTGAAATTCTAGGTATAGATAATATTCCTAAAAATGAGCATGTTATCTTTATATCAAATCATCAAAGTATGATGGATATTAAACTTTCTCTTGCTTATATACCTATAAATTTTAGCTTTATCTCAAAAGATACGGTTTTTCATATTCCCATATTAGGGGCTTATATGAGAGCATCGGGACACCTTCCTATTCAAAGAAATGATGATAGAAAGGCTTATGCTACTCTTTTAACGGCTGTTAAGAAATTAACAGAAAAAAAATCACTTGTGGTATTTCCAGAGGGAACAAGAAGTGAAGATGGTCAATTAGGCACGTTTAAAAGGGGTATTTCATTCATTATTTTAAAATCGGGAAAACGGGTAATACCTATGGCTATTTCTGGTAGTAACCAGCTTATGCCAAAGCATGGGTGGCTATCCCATCCGGAAAAGAGACACATTCGAATATCCTTTGGAAATCCCTTGTCTTTTGGTAATTCAAGAACAGATCGAGAGTATACTATTGAGATAACAAATATATTACATAAAGAAGTATCGACGTTATTGCATCAGTAA